A window from Candidatus Atribacteria bacterium encodes these proteins:
- a CDS encoding Hpt domain-containing protein: MIYKRNYIELLLKIIRVSQRSKQEMGPTLNNIESALESADYDQLRHVAHGMKGASSNLGADKISVYFKQLEQMGLDKSVDGAKEILVKIKQAHTELLDVLKTI; encoded by the coding sequence ATGATTTACAAGCGGAATTATATAGAATTATTACTAAAAATTATTAGGGTGTCCCAAAGATCAAAACAGGAAATGGGTCCGACGCTTAACAATATTGAATCTGCTCTTGAATCTGCTGATTATGATCAATTAAGACATGTTGCTCACGGAATGAAAGGCGCATCTTCAAACTTAGGCGCCGATAAAATTTCTGTTTATTTTAAACAATTGGAACAAATGGGTTTGGACAAATCCGTGGACGGCGCTAAAGAGATTTTAGTGAAAATTAAGCAGGCTCACACTGAGCTGCTTGATGTATTAAAAACTATCTAA